A genome region from Euphorbia lathyris chromosome 4, ddEupLath1.1, whole genome shotgun sequence includes the following:
- the LOC136226679 gene encoding probable methionine--tRNA ligase — translation MANISLKRKQLITSALSKHLSLDSGTACGISGEDDIKSLYTNVLKTSGNWSHEKENDEVFKWIGFAESFPVDAQACSIALNKLNEELSQKSVLTGNGMKPSETDAIVFSAVYPSVTGLSNPEREQLTHVMRWMDYIQHKEEFGDLFEKIPFEKPAFEPVGARSTGEVETDSNLKKTVQSTKSSEKTEVEQSTKKSTKNSEKFEEEQSTKKSSKSTEKSEVKNKDAGKKVAEKKDPVAKETSEKDKELSVSLLNLQVGLIRKAWKHPSADSLLVEEIDVGEAKVRQVVSGLAKFCTPDELTNRLVVLITNVKPGKLRDVMSEGLVLCASSKDHSVVEPLLPPEGAKIGERVSFAGIDGKPEDVLNPKKKQLEKITPNLFTDEKGVATFKGIPFMTSAGPITSSIPKAGIK, via the exons ATGGCAAACATCAGTCTCAAAAGAAAGCAATTAATAACATCCGCTCTCAGCAAGCACCTTTCGTTGGATTCT GGAACTGCGTGTGGTATTAGTGGAGAGGATGACATTAAGAGCCTCTACACAAACGTTTTGAAAACTTCAGGAAATTGGTCCCATGAGAAAGAAAACGATGAA GTATTCAAGTGGATAGGATTCGCCGAGAGTTTTCCAGTAGATGCTCAGGCATGCTCTATTGCACTTAATAAACTAAATGAAGAATTGTCTCAGAAGTCTGTACTCACGGGCAATGGAATGAAACCCTCTGAAACTGATGCTATCGTGTTTTCAGCAGTATATCCATCAGTG accGGCCTATCAAATCCAGAGagagaacagttgacccatgtgATGAGATGGATGGATTACATTCAG CACAAGGAAGAGTTTGGAGATCTATTTGAAAAGATACCATTCGAGAAGCCTGCATTTGAGCCTGTG GGAGCGAGAAGTACAGGTGAAGTAGAAACGGattcaaatttgaaaaagacaGTGCAAAGCACAAAGAGCTCAGAAAAAACTGAAGTAGAACAGAGTACAAAGAAAAGCACAAAGAACTCAGAAAAATTTGAAGAAGAACAGAGTACAAAGAAAAGTTCAAAGAGCACAGAAAAATCTGAAGTGAAAAATAAAGATGCTGGG AAAAAGGTAGCAGAAAAGAAGGATCCCGTTGCAAAAGAAACTTCCGAGAAAGACAAAGAACTGAGTGTTAGTTTGCTAAACTTACAAGTCGGCCTTATTCGCAAAGCATGGAAACATCCATCCGCTGATAG TTTGTTGGTTGAGGAGATAGATGTCGGGGAAGCAAAAGTGAGGCAGGTGGTCAGTGGTTTGGCAAAGTTTTGCACTCCAGATGAGTTGACG AACCGCCTGGTTGTATTGATAACAAATGTAAAGCCTGGAAAGCTAAGAGATGTCATGTCAGAGGGACTG GTCCTGTGTGCTTCTAGTAAGGATCACAGTGTTGTAGAGCCATTGCTCCCCCCAGAAGGAGCTAAAATTGGAGAACGTGTTTCATTTGCAGG GATTGATGGTAAGCCAGAAGATGTCCTAAACCCAAAGAAGAAGCAATTGGAG